A genomic region of Pontibaca methylaminivorans contains the following coding sequences:
- a CDS encoding Hpt domain-containing protein, producing MIDWGRIRDLRHDVGAGNFTEILDLFLQEADDLLRQLAQAADSAAQGDILHCLRGSALSLGFCDLVRLCSDPAIVPGAGPPDTANLRAAFERERDALLAGLGAPGHPSPTEGGA from the coding sequence ATGATCGACTGGGGCCGGATCCGGGACTTGCGCCACGACGTCGGCGCGGGAAATTTTACCGAAATCCTCGATCTTTTCCTGCAGGAGGCCGACGATCTCCTGCGGCAGCTTGCGCAGGCAGCCGACAGCGCCGCGCAGGGCGACATCCTGCATTGCCTTCGCGGCAGCGCGCTTTCCCTGGGTTTTTGCGATCTGGTCCGGCTCTGCTCCGATCCCGCAATCGTTCCGGGCGCGGGCCCGCCCGACACGGCCAACCTCCGCGCGGCCTTCGAGCGGGAGCGCGACGCGCTTCTTGCCGGGCTTGGCGCGCCCGGCCACCCCTCGCCCACCGAGGGCGGGGCCTGA
- a CDS encoding flagellar biosynthetic protein FliR, translating to MITLPPELQSYLALQIWQAAIVFFRVAALVSLLPAFGEQSVPMRVRLCIALVFTMVVAPTIAPAVAPLIADGAAAGPGLLRFILTETLIGLALGIGVRLFVIALQTAGSIAAQSTSLAQLLGGAGVEPIPAMGHLLMVAGLALAVTAGLHVQAARLLIESYQVFPAGFVPAAADLSAWGVARIARAFSLALGLAIPFVIASLIYNLTLGVINRAMPQLMVAFVGAPLITFGGLLLLFVSAPLLLTVWVNGLSAFMADPMAVPR from the coding sequence ATGATCACCCTGCCGCCAGAGCTGCAATCCTACCTCGCGCTGCAGATCTGGCAGGCGGCGATCGTGTTCTTCCGGGTTGCCGCACTGGTGTCGCTGTTGCCGGCCTTCGGCGAACAGTCGGTGCCGATGCGGGTCCGGCTCTGCATCGCGCTCGTCTTCACCATGGTCGTCGCCCCGACGATCGCCCCCGCCGTCGCTCCTTTGATCGCCGATGGTGCGGCTGCCGGCCCGGGGCTTCTGCGTTTCATCCTGACCGAGACGCTGATCGGCCTCGCGCTTGGCATCGGCGTGCGCCTTTTTGTCATCGCGCTGCAGACGGCCGGATCCATCGCCGCGCAATCGACCTCGCTCGCCCAGTTGCTGGGCGGTGCCGGGGTCGAGCCGATCCCGGCCATGGGGCATCTGCTGATGGTTGCCGGGCTGGCGCTTGCGGTGACGGCGGGGCTCCATGTGCAGGCGGCGCGCCTGCTGATCGAGTCCTATCAGGTCTTTCCGGCGGGATTCGTGCCTGCCGCTGCGGATCTCTCGGCCTGGGGCGTGGCGCGGATCGCGCGGGCGTTTTCGCTCGCGCTCGGCCTTGCGATCCCCTTCGTGATCGCGTCGCTGATCTATAACCTGACGCTCGGCGTCATCAACCGCGCCATGCCGCAGCTTATGGTCGCCTTTGTCGGTGCCCCGCTCATCACCTTCGGCGGGCTGCTTCTGCTGTTTGTCAGCGCGCCGCTGCTGCTGACGGTCTGGGTGAATGGCCTCTCGGCCTTCATGGCCGATCCGATGGCGGTGCCGCGATGA
- the flhA gene encoding flagellar biosynthesis protein FlhA, translating to MNSMSMKALFRPTVLLTMALMAVIVMMILPVPAWVLDTGLAFSFGLAILIFTVTLFIERPLDFSSFPTILLASLMLRLSLNISSTKLIIGQGHTGTGAAGHVIQAFAQFVMGGSVFLGLVVFGVLLIVNFVVITKGAARMAEVGARFALDGMPGKQLAIDSDMSAGAIDHQQARERREREQQETTFFGSLDGVSKFVKGDAVAGLLITLLNLVMGLVMGIVVHKMPLASALETYAILTVGDGLVTQIPAVIISIASALLLSRGGITGATDRALFDQLGRYPSALATVAVLMALFALVPGLPFVPFIAGAVLLGYLAWRMKKRGEAQDLQPARTAEPAPEARDLLGDVLDLDDVHVEFAPDLVNMVLDPGTGLDVRIANMRRHVAMVFGLVLPDIRLTDQPGLPDGTYVIRIQGVEHARGTLRPDMVMALLPEGGGGMPAGNDVREPVYGAPARWITPRDQDAAALSGATVVTPPEILATHLLEIMKQNFARLLTLKSLRRLLAEMTRLSDPARAEENRRLLDDLIPDKVPMNTLHAVLRLLLEERVSIRNLPLILETIAEARLVSTRPEAICEQVRQRLGFQIVAGMKRVDGTIPLIQLAPEWEETFSAYQVEGSAGSMDVALPPDLFNRLSEGLTEQMNQGSESGLVPALVTSARRRRFLRTIMHARGLTNPVLSFEEIGLEARPALIGTVAA from the coding sequence ATGAACTCCATGTCGATGAAAGCCCTGTTCCGCCCCACGGTGCTGCTGACGATGGCCCTCATGGCGGTCATCGTGATGATGATCCTGCCCGTGCCGGCCTGGGTGCTCGACACGGGGCTCGCGTTCTCCTTCGGGCTCGCGATCCTGATCTTCACGGTCACGCTCTTCATTGAGCGGCCGCTCGATTTCTCGTCCTTTCCGACAATCCTGCTCGCGTCGCTGATGCTGCGCCTGTCGCTCAACATCTCGTCGACCAAGCTGATCATCGGGCAGGGGCACACCGGGACCGGTGCGGCCGGCCATGTGATCCAGGCCTTTGCGCAATTCGTGATGGGCGGCAGCGTCTTTCTGGGGCTGGTGGTGTTCGGCGTGCTTCTGATCGTGAATTTCGTCGTCATCACCAAGGGCGCGGCGCGCATGGCCGAGGTCGGGGCGCGTTTCGCGCTCGACGGGATGCCGGGCAAGCAACTTGCCATCGACAGCGACATGTCCGCCGGCGCGATCGACCATCAGCAGGCGCGTGAGCGGCGTGAGCGCGAACAGCAGGAGACGACCTTCTTCGGCTCGCTCGACGGGGTGTCCAAATTCGTCAAGGGCGACGCGGTTGCGGGGTTGCTGATCACGCTGCTGAACCTCGTGATGGGGCTGGTGATGGGGATCGTGGTGCACAAGATGCCGCTTGCATCGGCGCTCGAGACCTATGCGATCCTGACGGTGGGCGACGGGCTCGTGACCCAGATCCCGGCGGTCATCATCTCGATCGCTTCGGCCCTGCTGCTGTCGCGGGGCGGCATCACCGGGGCGACCGATCGCGCGCTGTTCGACCAGCTTGGCCGCTATCCCTCGGCGCTGGCGACGGTTGCGGTGCTGATGGCGCTGTTCGCGCTGGTGCCCGGCCTGCCCTTCGTGCCCTTCATTGCCGGCGCGGTGCTGCTTGGCTATCTGGCCTGGCGGATGAAAAAGCGCGGCGAGGCGCAGGACCTGCAACCGGCCAGGACGGCCGAGCCGGCCCCCGAGGCGCGCGACCTGCTTGGCGATGTGCTCGACCTCGACGACGTGCATGTGGAATTTGCGCCGGATCTCGTGAATATGGTGCTCGATCCCGGCACCGGGCTCGATGTGCGGATCGCCAACATGCGGCGCCACGTGGCGATGGTTTTTGGCCTCGTGCTGCCCGACATCCGCCTGACCGATCAGCCCGGCCTGCCGGACGGCACCTATGTCATCCGCATCCAGGGCGTCGAACATGCGCGCGGAACGCTCCGCCCCGATATGGTGATGGCGCTGCTCCCGGAGGGCGGCGGCGGGATGCCGGCGGGCAACGACGTTCGCGAGCCGGTCTATGGCGCGCCGGCGCGCTGGATCACGCCGCGGGACCAGGATGCCGCCGCCCTGTCCGGCGCGACCGTGGTCACGCCGCCCGAGATCCTCGCGACCCACCTGCTCGAGATCATGAAGCAGAATTTCGCCCGGCTGCTGACGCTCAAGTCCCTGCGCCGCCTGCTTGCAGAGATGACCCGGCTGTCCGATCCCGCCCGGGCCGAGGAAAACCGCCGCCTGCTGGACGACCTGATCCCCGACAAGGTGCCCATGAACACCCTGCACGCGGTCCTGCGCCTTCTTCTGGAAGAACGTGTTTCGATCCGCAACCTGCCGCTCATACTGGAAACCATCGCCGAGGCGCGGCTGGTCTCGACCCGGCCGGAGGCGATCTGCGAACAGGTCCGCCAGCGGCTCGGCTTCCAGATCGTGGCCGGGATGAAACGCGTCGACGGAACGATTCCCCTGATCCAGCTTGCGCCGGAATGGGAGGAAACCTTCTCCGCCTACCAGGTCGAGGGCAGCGCCGGCAGCATGGATGTCGCCCTGCCGCCCGACCTGTTCAACCGCCTGTCCGAGGGGCTGACGGAACAGATGAACCAGGGCAGCGAATCGGGATTGGTCCCTGCGCTGGTCACATCGGCGCGGCGGCGGCGCTTCCTGCGCACGATCATGCACGCCCGCGGGCTCACCAATCCGGTGCTCTCATTCGAGGAGATCGGGCTCGAGGCGCGCCCGGCACTGATCGGAACCGTGGCCGCATGA
- the folD gene encoding bifunctional methylenetetrahydrofolate dehydrogenase/methenyltetrahydrofolate cyclohydrolase FolD, producing the protein MAATVIDGKAFAAKVRGQVAEHVDRLKSGHGITPGLAVVLVGSDPASEVYVRSKGKMTVEVGMKSFEHKLSADTSEKDLLDLIDKLNNDPEVHGILVQLPLPDHLDEDLVINSITPAKDVDGFHISNVGLLSTGQKSMVPCTPLGCLMMLRDHHGSISGMDAVVIGRSNIVGKPMAQLLLRDSATVTIAHSRTKDLPEVVRRADIVVAAVGRPEMVIGDWIKPGATVIDVGINRIERDGKTKLVGDADYESCAKVAGAITPVPGGVGPMTIACLLANTLTACCRANGLDEPEGLTA; encoded by the coding sequence ATGGCGGCGACGGTGATTGACGGAAAGGCGTTCGCGGCAAAGGTGCGCGGACAGGTGGCAGAACATGTGGACCGGCTGAAATCCGGCCACGGCATCACGCCGGGTCTGGCGGTCGTGCTGGTGGGCAGCGATCCGGCCTCCGAGGTCTATGTCCGCTCCAAGGGCAAGATGACCGTCGAGGTCGGCATGAAATCCTTCGAGCACAAGCTTTCGGCCGACACGTCGGAAAAGGATCTTCTGGACCTGATCGACAAGCTGAACAACGATCCCGAGGTGCACGGCATCCTGGTGCAGCTTCCCCTGCCCGACCATCTTGACGAGGATCTGGTGATCAACTCGATCACGCCCGCCAAGGACGTGGACGGATTCCACATCTCGAACGTCGGACTCCTCAGCACCGGCCAGAAAAGCATGGTGCCCTGCACGCCGCTCGGCTGCCTGATGATGCTGCGCGACCATCACGGCTCCATCTCGGGGATGGATGCGGTGGTGATCGGACGCTCGAACATCGTCGGCAAACCGATGGCCCAGCTGCTGCTGCGCGACAGCGCGACCGTGACCATCGCCCACAGCCGCACCAAGGATCTGCCCGAGGTGGTGCGCCGCGCCGATATCGTCGTGGCGGCGGTCGGCCGGCCGGAAATGGTCATCGGCGACTGGATCAAGCCCGGTGCGACCGTCATCGACGTGGGCATCAACCGTATCGAGCGCGACGGCAAGACCAAGCTGGTCGGTGACGCCGATTATGAAAGCTGCGCCAAGGTCGCCGGCGCGATCACCCCGGTGCCGGGCGGCGTCGGCCCCATGACCATCGCCTGCCTGCTGGCCAACACGCTGACCGCCTGCTGCCGCGCAAACGGGCTTGATGAACCGGAAGGGCTGACGGCGTGA
- a CDS encoding EscU/YscU/HrcU family type III secretion system export apparatus switch protein has protein sequence MSEAGDDDSEKSHEASPQKLQRAREKGQIAKSTDVSVAAAYGGILLAATVFGTGAINGFGSALVTLLERPDRLAPLFFDEPARIPAGGMMQTIGGALLPWYVLPAGAVVLSLLAQRAFVFAPSKIAPKVSRISILGNAKNKFGRSGLFEFAKSFTKLLVYSACLGLFLRARLSEMVGVMASDVRAGIALMARLCIEFMSLALLVAAVIAVLDMIWQHHDHLRKNRMSRKEVMDEHKDSEGDPHIKQQRRQRGQEIAMNRMMADVPTADVVIVNPTHYAVALKWSRKAGAAPVCVAKGVDEVAAAIRRHAMEAGVPIHSDPPTARAIHATVALGREIPEEYYRPVAAAIRFAEAMRARARAGAT, from the coding sequence ATGAGCGAGGCGGGCGATGACGACAGCGAAAAGAGCCATGAGGCCTCGCCGCAGAAGCTCCAGCGTGCGCGCGAAAAGGGGCAGATCGCGAAATCGACAGATGTGTCGGTGGCGGCGGCCTACGGCGGGATCCTGCTTGCCGCCACGGTGTTCGGGACGGGCGCGATCAACGGGTTCGGATCGGCGCTGGTGACGCTGCTCGAGCGCCCCGACCGCCTTGCGCCGCTGTTCTTCGACGAGCCCGCCCGGATCCCGGCCGGCGGCATGATGCAGACAATCGGCGGTGCGCTGTTGCCGTGGTACGTGCTGCCGGCCGGCGCGGTGGTCCTCTCGCTGCTGGCCCAGCGTGCCTTTGTCTTTGCGCCCTCGAAGATCGCGCCCAAGGTGTCGCGCATCTCGATCCTGGGCAATGCGAAGAACAAGTTCGGCCGCTCGGGCCTGTTCGAATTCGCGAAGAGCTTTACCAAGCTCCTGGTCTATTCCGCCTGCCTCGGGCTGTTCCTGCGGGCGCGTCTGTCCGAGATGGTCGGGGTGATGGCCTCGGACGTGCGGGCGGGGATCGCCCTCATGGCGCGGCTCTGCATCGAGTTCATGTCGCTTGCCCTGCTCGTCGCGGCGGTGATCGCCGTGCTCGACATGATCTGGCAGCACCACGACCACCTGCGCAAGAACCGCATGTCGCGCAAGGAGGTGATGGACGAACACAAGGACTCCGAGGGCGACCCGCATATCAAGCAGCAGCGCCGCCAGCGCGGGCAGGAGATCGCCATGAACCGGATGATGGCCGATGTCCCGACCGCCGATGTGGTCATCGTCAACCCGACCCATTATGCCGTGGCGCTGAAATGGAGCCGCAAGGCCGGCGCCGCGCCGGTCTGCGTTGCCAAGGGCGTGGACGAGGTCGCCGCGGCCATCCGGCGCCACGCGATGGAGGCGGGCGTCCCGATCCACAGCGATCCGCCGACCGCACGGGCGATCCATGCCACCGTGGCGCTGGGCCGCGAGATTCCCGAGGAATATTATCGCCCGGTGGCCGCCGCGATCCGGTTCGCCGAGGCGATGCGCGCCCGGGCGCGGGCCGGTGCAACATGA
- a CDS encoding flagellar basal body-associated FliL family protein — protein MPKRFLPFLLIPLGILSGAGAAVFLAPPEDDAQAAVPDTDEAAEDGDVPAAGLEYVKLNNQFVIPVVSRDRISSLVVLSLSIEITAGQRARVFEQEPKLRDAFLRVLFDHANIGGFNGPFTQEDRLGPLRTALRDAARKELGKDVRNVLIVDILRQDP, from the coding sequence ATGCCGAAACGTTTCCTCCCGTTCCTCCTGATCCCGCTCGGCATCCTGTCGGGGGCCGGTGCCGCGGTCTTTCTGGCGCCGCCGGAGGACGACGCGCAAGCCGCAGTGCCCGACACGGACGAAGCGGCCGAGGACGGGGATGTTCCGGCTGCCGGGCTGGAATATGTCAAGCTCAACAACCAGTTCGTCATCCCGGTGGTGTCGCGCGACCGGATCAGTTCGCTCGTCGTGCTCTCGCTCAGCATCGAGATCACCGCCGGCCAGCGCGCGCGCGTCTTCGAACAGGAACCGAAGCTGCGCGATGCCTTCCTGCGCGTCCTGTTCGACCACGCCAATATCGGCGGCTTCAACGGCCCCTTCACGCAGGAGGACCGGCTCGGCCCGCTGCGGACAGCGCTGCGCGACGCGGCACGGAAGGAATTGGGAAAAGACGTCAGAAACGTGCTGATCGTGGATATCCTGCGCCAGGATCCCTGA
- a CDS encoding bifunctional 5,10-methylenetetrahydrofolate dehydrogenase/5,10-methenyltetrahydrofolate cyclohydrolase translates to MTTDSRNNHRLIHGKVVADRILGEVKEYVDAAGGGDKVGRLVSISIGENPAVAVYVRNQARNAAKVGLRFDQQLWGEEVSQEECKQLILEMNDDPNVLGVILQRPLPKHINVRSLQSAIHPLKDVEGMNPSSIGNIVYSDIALAPCTAAASVELLKETGLDLKGLEVVMIGHSEIVGKPAAFLLMAEGATVTVCHHMTRALAIHSRRADALVVAVGKPHFIGPDMIKPGAAVIDIGINQVTHVDGSTKIVGDVDTDAVLDVAGWVTPVPGGVGPVTVAILMRNAIVAHQRQKNAGWLD, encoded by the coding sequence GTGACCACCGATTCCCGGAACAACCATCGCCTGATTCACGGCAAGGTGGTCGCGGACCGCATCCTTGGCGAGGTCAAGGAATATGTCGATGCCGCGGGCGGCGGCGACAAGGTCGGCCGGCTGGTCTCGATCAGCATCGGCGAAAACCCGGCGGTCGCCGTTTATGTCCGCAACCAGGCGCGCAACGCGGCAAAGGTCGGGCTGCGCTTCGATCAGCAGCTCTGGGGCGAAGAGGTCAGCCAGGAAGAGTGCAAGCAGCTCATCCTCGAGATGAACGACGATCCCAATGTGCTGGGCGTCATCCTGCAGCGCCCGCTGCCCAAGCACATCAACGTCCGTTCGCTGCAATCGGCGATTCACCCGCTCAAGGACGTGGAGGGGATGAACCCCTCCTCGATCGGCAATATCGTCTATTCGGACATCGCGCTCGCGCCCTGCACCGCGGCGGCCTCGGTCGAACTGCTGAAGGAGACCGGCCTCGATCTCAAGGGGCTCGAGGTGGTGATGATCGGACATTCCGAAATCGTCGGCAAGCCGGCGGCCTTCCTGCTCATGGCCGAGGGCGCGACCGTAACCGTCTGCCATCACATGACCCGCGCCCTGGCGATCCATTCGCGACGCGCCGATGCGCTGGTGGTGGCGGTCGGAAAGCCGCATTTCATCGGCCCCGACATGATCAAGCCGGGCGCGGCGGTGATCGACATCGGCATCAACCAGGTCACCCATGTGGACGGCTCGACCAAGATCGTCGGCGACGTGGATACCGATGCGGTGCTGGACGTGGCCGGATGGGTTACTCCGGTTCCGGGCGGTGTCGGGCCGGTGACGGTCGCGATCCTGATGCGCAACGCCATCGTTGCCCATCAGCGCCAGAAGAACGCCGGCTGGCTGGACTGA
- a CDS encoding formate--tetrahydrofolate ligase — MAMKSDIQIAREASKKPIQEIGEKLGIPSDELLPYGHDKAKVSQKFINQVRGNKDGKLILVTSINPTPAGEGKSTTTVGLVDGLNRIGKKAAVCIREASLGPNFGMKGGAAGGGYAQVVPMDDMNLHFTGDFHAITSAHNLLAAMIDNHIYWGNSLEIDTRRVTWRRVIDMNDRALRQITASLGGVSNGFPREAGFDITVASEVMAILCLANDLKDLQERLGAMIVAYRRDKSPVYARDIKADGAMTVLLKDAMQPNLVQTLENNPAFVHGGPFANIAHGCNSVIATTTALKLADYVVTEAGFGADLGAEKFMDIKCRKAGLHPAVVVLVATVRAMKMNGGLGKNELDHEDVEAVKKGCPNLGRHIENVKSFGVPVVVALNHFVHDTEAEIQAVKDYVKTMGAEAIVSKHWAQGGEGAVDLATRVAEVADEDPGNFSPIYPDDMGLFQKIETIAKRIYRADEVLADQKIRNQLKEWEEQGYGNLPICMAKTQYSFTTDPNRRGAPTGFGVPVREVRLSAGAGFVVVICGEIMTMPGLPSVPSAVNIKLDANGDIEGLS, encoded by the coding sequence ATGGCCATGAAGTCCGATATTCAGATCGCACGCGAAGCCAGCAAGAAACCCATTCAGGAAATCGGCGAGAAGCTCGGCATCCCTTCCGACGAACTGCTGCCCTACGGGCATGACAAGGCGAAAGTCAGCCAGAAATTCATCAACCAGGTTCGCGGCAACAAGGACGGCAAGCTGATCCTCGTGACCTCGATCAACCCGACCCCGGCGGGCGAGGGAAAATCCACCACCACCGTGGGCCTCGTCGATGGTCTGAACCGTATCGGCAAGAAGGCCGCCGTCTGCATCCGCGAGGCATCGCTCGGACCGAACTTCGGCATGAAGGGCGGCGCCGCCGGTGGTGGCTATGCGCAGGTCGTTCCCATGGACGACATGAACCTGCACTTCACCGGCGACTTCCACGCGATCACCTCGGCGCACAACCTGCTGGCCGCGATGATCGACAACCACATCTACTGGGGCAACAGCCTCGAGATCGACACCCGCCGCGTGACCTGGCGCCGGGTCATCGACATGAACGACCGCGCCCTGCGCCAGATCACGGCCAGCCTGGGCGGCGTTTCCAACGGCTTCCCGCGCGAGGCCGGCTTCGACATCACCGTGGCGTCCGAAGTCATGGCGATCCTGTGCCTTGCGAACGACCTCAAGGATCTGCAGGAACGCCTCGGCGCCATGATCGTCGCCTATCGCCGCGACAAGTCGCCGGTCTATGCCCGCGACATCAAGGCCGACGGCGCCATGACCGTCCTGCTCAAGGACGCGATGCAGCCGAACCTCGTGCAGACGCTCGAGAACAACCCGGCCTTCGTCCACGGCGGCCCCTTCGCGAACATCGCCCACGGCTGCAACTCGGTCATCGCCACGACCACCGCGCTCAAGCTGGCGGATTACGTCGTCACCGAAGCCGGTTTCGGTGCCGATCTCGGCGCCGAGAAGTTCATGGACATCAAGTGCCGCAAGGCGGGTCTGCACCCGGCCGTCGTGGTGCTGGTCGCCACCGTGCGCGCGATGAAGATGAACGGCGGGCTGGGCAAGAACGAGCTCGACCACGAGGATGTCGAGGCCGTCAAGAAAGGCTGCCCGAACCTCGGCCGCCACATCGAGAACGTGAAATCCTTCGGCGTGCCGGTCGTGGTGGCGCTCAACCACTTCGTCCACGACACCGAGGCCGAGATTCAGGCGGTCAAGGATTACGTCAAGACCATGGGTGCGGAAGCGATCGTCTCCAAGCACTGGGCACAGGGCGGCGAAGGCGCGGTTGACCTTGCCACCCGTGTCGCCGAGGTCGCGGACGAGGATCCGGGCAACTTCTCGCCCATCTATCCCGACGACATGGGGCTGTTCCAGAAGATCGAAACCATCGCCAAGCGCATCTACCGCGCCGACGAGGTGCTGGCCGATCAGAAGATCCGCAACCAGCTCAAGGAATGGGAAGAGCAGGGCTACGGCAACCTGCCGATCTGCATGGCCAAGACGCAGTACAGCTTTACCACCGACCCGAACCGCCGCGGCGCCCCCACGGGCTTTGGCGTGCCGGTGCGCGAGGTGCGCCTGAGCGCCGGCGCCGGTTTCGTGGTGGTGATCTGCGGCGAGATCATGACCATGCCGGGCCTGCCGAGCGTGCCTTCGGCCGTGAACATCAAGCTGGACGCCAATGGCGACATCGAAGGTCTGTCCTGA
- the ilvA gene encoding threonine ammonia-lyase IlvA: MTGFHDRVRAAEAEMRKVFPPTPLLRNDHLSQRFDADIWLKREDLSPVRSYKLRGALNAMRKQNGQDLFVCASAGNHAQGVAFMCRQFGVRGVIFMPVTTPQQKIRKTRAFGGDHIEINLVGDYFDHTLAEAQRWCAEHGGHFLAPFDDDDVIEGQATLALEIERELDALPDFVVLPVGGGGMAAGVTLWFAGRTHPVYVEPRGGASLREALNAGRPVPLERVDTFVDGAAVGQIGERPFSVLRDVAPADSLVISEDRVCATIIEMLNVEGIVLEPAGALSIEALGDLTDRIRGKRVVCVTSGGNFDFERLPEVKERAQRYAGLKKYFILRLPQRPGALKDFLEILGPEDDIARFEYLKKSARNFGSVLIGIETDHPENFRRLFDDLDASGFVYTDITNDETLAQFVI, translated from the coding sequence ATGACCGGATTCCACGACAGGGTGCGCGCGGCCGAAGCCGAAATGCGCAAGGTGTTCCCGCCGACCCCGCTTTTGCGCAACGATCATCTCTCGCAGCGGTTCGATGCGGACATCTGGCTCAAGCGCGAGGATCTGAGCCCGGTGCGCTCCTACAAGCTGCGCGGGGCGCTCAATGCGATGCGCAAGCAGAACGGGCAGGATCTGTTCGTCTGCGCCAGCGCCGGGAACCATGCGCAGGGGGTTGCCTTCATGTGCCGGCAATTCGGCGTGCGCGGGGTGATCTTCATGCCGGTGACGACGCCGCAGCAGAAGATCCGCAAGACGCGGGCCTTTGGCGGCGACCATATCGAGATCAACCTGGTCGGCGACTATTTCGATCACACGCTGGCCGAAGCGCAGCGCTGGTGCGCCGAACACGGCGGCCATTTCCTTGCGCCTTTCGACGATGACGACGTGATCGAGGGGCAGGCGACGCTTGCGCTCGAAATCGAGCGCGAACTTGACGCGCTGCCGGATTTCGTCGTGCTCCCGGTCGGTGGCGGCGGCATGGCAGCGGGGGTCACGCTCTGGTTCGCCGGACGGACGCACCCGGTCTATGTCGAGCCGCGCGGCGGTGCGAGCCTGCGCGAGGCATTGAACGCCGGCCGCCCGGTGCCGCTTGAGCGGGTCGATACCTTCGTTGACGGGGCGGCGGTCGGCCAGATCGGCGAGCGGCCGTTTTCGGTGCTGCGCGACGTGGCGCCTGCCGATTCGCTGGTGATCTCCGAAGATCGGGTCTGCGCCACCATCATCGAGATGCTGAATGTCGAGGGCATCGTGCTGGAACCGGCGGGGGCGCTGTCCATCGAGGCGCTTGGCGATCTGACCGACCGGATCCGCGGCAAGCGCGTGGTCTGCGTCACCTCGGGCGGGAATTTCGATTTCGAGCGCCTGCCCGAGGTCAAGGAGCGCGCGCAGCGTTACGCGGGCCTGAAGAAATACTTCATCCTGCGCCTGCCGCAGCGCCCCGGCGCGCTGAAGGATTTCCTGGAGATCCTCGGCCCCGAGGACGATATCGCACGGTTCGAATACCTGAAGAAATCGGCGCGCAATTTCGGTTCGGTCCTGATCGGGATCGAGACCGACCACCCCGAGAATTTCCGCCGCCTGTTCGACGATCTGGACGCGAGCGGATTCGTCTATACCGACATCACCAACGACGAGACCCTGGCCCAGTTCGTGATCTGA
- a CDS encoding transglycosylase SLT domain-containing protein, translating to MPDNPISTARSAQQRRALHGLLMLLLPVALLVLPAAPASAAPAASRPSMVAAVCDKVAHRASRAHGVPLDVMRAITRAETGRMRGGELEPWPWTVNMEGTGHWFETRDAARAFVFARFKAGARSFDVGCFQINYRWHGDAFRSIDEMFDPELNARYAAKFLMELYRELGDWSAAAGAYHSRTPSHARSYTARFARIRSTMGAAGARPRDTDRGGGIEAPGVIVALAGTDPLPFIGGGAPVMGSLVPLGPRAGPAPDTADRPAFLFLN from the coding sequence ATGCCCGACAACCCGATTTCCACTGCCCGCAGCGCGCAGCAACGGCGCGCCCTGCATGGTCTGCTGATGCTCCTGTTGCCGGTGGCGCTGCTCGTGCTGCCGGCGGCTCCCGCATCGGCGGCACCGGCGGCATCGCGCCCCTCCATGGTGGCGGCCGTCTGCGACAAGGTGGCTCACCGTGCGTCGCGGGCACATGGCGTTCCGCTCGACGTGATGCGGGCGATCACCCGGGCCGAAACCGGCCGGATGCGCGGCGGCGAACTCGAACCCTGGCCCTGGACCGTGAACATGGAAGGCACCGGCCACTGGTTCGAGACAAGGGACGCTGCCCGCGCCTTTGTCTTTGCCCGGTTCAAGGCCGGGGCGCGCAGTTTTGATGTTGGCTGTTTCCAGATCAACTACCGCTGGCACGGGGACGCGTTCCGCTCCATCGACGAGATGTTCGACCCCGAACTCAATGCGCGCTACGCGGCCAAATTCCTGATGGAGCTGTACCGCGAACTCGGTGACTGGTCGGCTGCCGCCGGCGCCTATCATTCCCGCACGCCGAGCCATGCACGCAGCTATACGGCCCGCTTCGCCCGGATCCGCAGCACCATGGGAGCGGCCGGCGCGCGTCCGCGGGACACAGATCGCGGCGGCGGTATCGAGGCGCCGGGGGTGATCGTGGCGCTGGCCGGCACCGACCCGCTGCCCTTCATCGGCGGCGGTGCGCCGGTCATGGGCTCGCTGGTTCCGCTCGGGCCCCGGGCGGGCCCAGCGCCCGACACCGCCGACCGTCCGGCATTCCTGTTCCTGAACTGA